The following coding sequences lie in one Bacillus rossius redtenbacheri isolate Brsri chromosome 13, Brsri_v3, whole genome shotgun sequence genomic window:
- the LOC134538190 gene encoding uncharacterized protein LOC134538190, whose translation MKMDPDCGPWRAAPVPPVAAQASLPLFANLKLSGSVDPYLSSEPHHWRQLNPGSLDFQHLGASTDTRLFATGTLEIFQDLSGYCQPWGSCQPSTSMGNAASTSFSASEGELNTPEIGAVSGFEFISSADNINQLGDDFCPEVLDAFLNSAEDVDIVEDDHARVDSVEVAEDEQSKVDCAAEHDLGLVEHEEVVGGWEELPDPLSCGVKCESVGEVAEEPHLVSRSPAREGDRPLFEDLPVLLPGQLVAVGGPKLDLGLLLEPAVTPGDVIGTPEVLNLLCDTDVGYDWPDSRDSSTPGSVVSRTSVTVELPLPAEEPVASGEACFRERDGNTSGPAARVSRKRKGAALVDSEAAVSPAPAKRGRRARGEEGEPSSGASPAAGRRPRLSASSAEEDICQKYRELRDRNNEASRRSRLNRKTQDEEMKKSAEHLEAENERLRVKVEKLEKLRDKVKEALFSLVKGNSS comes from the exons ATGAAAATGGATCCGGACTGCGGCCCGTGGCGGGCCGCCCCCGTGCCCCCAGTCGCGGCACAGGCAAGCCTGCCCCTGTTCGCCAACTTGAAGCTGAGTGGCTCCGTGGACCCTTACCTGAGCTCGGAGCCGCACCATTGGAGACAGT TGAATCCAGGGAGCTTGGACTTCCAGCACCTAGGAGCTTCGACGGACACGCGCCTGTTCGCGACTGGTACACTCGAGATATTCCAAGACCTGAGCGGCTACTGCCAGCCGTGGGGAAGCTGCCAGCCCTCTACCTCCATGGGGAACGCTGCGAGCACTTCCTTTTCTGCGAGCGAGGGTGAACTCAACACCCCGGAGATAG GAGCTGTGAGTGGATTCGAATTCATCAGTTCGGCTGACAACATTAATCAATTGGGGGACGACTTCTGTCCGGAGGTTCTGGATGCTTTTCTTAACTCTGCGGAGGATGTGGACATCGTGGAGGACGATCACGCGAGAGTGGACAGTGTCGAGGTTGCGGAGGACGAACAATCGAAAGTGGACTGTGCCGCGGAACACGACCTGGGTCTGGTCGAGCACGAGGAGGTGGTGGGGGGGTGGGAGGAGCTCCCGGACCCCCTGAGCTGCGGCGTGAAGTGCGAGAGTGTCGGTGAGGTGGCGGAGGAGCCGCACCTCGTCTCGAGGTCTCCCGCGCGCGAGGGCGACCGACCGTTGTTCGAGGACTTGCCCGTGCTCCTTCCCGGGCAGCTGGTGGCCGTCGGGGGGCCCAAGCTGGACCTCGGCCTGCTCCTGGAGCCGGCCGTGACCCCCGGCGATGTGATCGGCACGCCCGAGGTGCTGAACCTGCTCTGCGACACGGACGTCGGCTACGACTGGCCCGACAGTCGCGACAGC TCGACACCTGGTTCTGTAGTCTCTCGGACCTCGGTCACGGTGGAACTGCCGCTGCCGGCAGAAGAGCCTGTTGCGTCGGGGGAAGCTTGCTTCAGGGAGAGGGACGGGAACACCTCGGGGCCGGCCGCGAGGGTCTCCAGGAAGAGGAAAGGTGCGGCGCTGGTTGACTCCGAAGCAGCCGTGTCGCCGGCGCCGGCCAAGCGGGGCAGGCGGGCGCGCGGGGAGGAGGGGGAGCCGTCGAGCGGGGCGTCTCCCGCGGCGGGGCGGAGGCCCAGGTTGTCCGCGTCGTCGGCGGAGGAGGACATCTGCCAGAAGTACCGGGAGCTGCGCGACAGGAACAACGAGGCGTCGCGGCGCTCGCGCCTCAACCGCAAGACCCAGGACGAGGAGATGAAGAAGAGCGCGGAACACCTCGAGGCGGAGAACGAAAGGCTGCGGGTGAAAGTCGAAAAACTGGAAAAGCTGAGGGACAAGGTTAAGGAAGCTTTGTTTAGTTTAGTTAAGGGAAACAGTTCGTAG